The window AGTTTTGGCAATTCCATTTTAGAAAAGATGAAACCGTTTCTAAAAGAATCAAATGGAGAAGTGACAACTAAAACGGAAGGATCCGCCCCTCCCGCTGAATCGAAATTAACAAAACAAAAATCTAGTTTTGAGATCCCAGCCTATCTCATTTCCTTTCGACCCAATCGAAATGTATTTTCACAAGGACTTGATCCCATATCCTTTATTGGGTATTTAAAAAAATTGGGAACCATCCGTTCTTTAAAAACTGTGTCAGAAATCCCAAACAATCTGAACGAGTTTGATCCAGAAAATTGTTATTTGGGTTTCGAAATCCACTTTGTTTCTGATTCCGATTTAGAGAGTGTCAGGAAAGTATTTAACTTTATCGAAAACGATTCTTTTTTACACATCCTTCCTCCAGAAGCAGGACTCGAAGACTTATGTGATCTTTCCGGCCAACTTCCCGAGGAAGAAATACTTCTTGGTAATCTTTGGAAGGAAATTGGAATATTAACGGACGTTAGTTTGATTCAGTATTTAGAAGAACTAAAAACTCGTAAAACGGGAATTGTTTCTAATACAAACTTATCAACCACAACATCCTCCCCCGCACCAACTTCTGAATCCACCCATCCAAATTCAGGGATCCTCTCTCCAAAAGATTCAGGAAAATCTTCTACCATCAAAGTAGATTCAAAACGAATCGATAATTTAATCAATCGAGTCGGAGAACTGGTGGTGTCTTGCGCCAATATGAACCAACTCATTGGGAATATGGAAGATTCCAATTTACAAGAATCATCAATACTTGCGATGAGACTTCTGAATGAAGTGAGAGAAATTTCTCTCAAACTCCGAATGGTTCCGATTGGTGATAGTTTCCAAAAGTATACGAGAACTGTCAGAGATTTAGGAAAAGAACTTGGTAAAGACATTCGGCTCATCACAGAAGGGAACGAAACTGAACTGGATCGCAATATTGTTGATAAGTTAGGTGACCCTCTGACCCATTTAGTAAGAAATGCTTGTGATCATGGATTAGAAACACCTGAAGAAAGAGAAAAAAAAGGAAAACCAAAACAAGGCACAATCAAACTCAATGCCTTTCACGAAGCCGGGAGTGTTGTGATCGAAATCACTGACGATGGGAATGGAATCCAAAAAGAAAAGGTCTGGCAAAAGGGGATCGATAAAGGCCTAGTTTCTGGATCTATGCCTGATTCGGAGGAAGAAGTATTCCAACTCCTCTTTCACCCCGGACTTTCCACTGCTTCACAAATCACCAATGTTTCTGGCCGTGGTGTAGGCCTTGATGTTGTTTTACAAAACATCGAATCCTTACGTGGGAACATTACTGTAAAATCCACTCCAAACCAAGGCAGCCGATTTATCCTCAGATTACCATTAACACTCGCAATCATCGATGGATTTTTGGTAGAAGTTGGGAATAACCAATTCATCATACCGATGGATATGGTTCTCGAATGTTTACATTTTACGGATGAAAACAGAGCAGAAACAAACCAATTTTTTGCCCTTCGAGGCAGTTTGATTCCTTACCTCCGTTTAAGGGATTATTATCCGTCAGAATCTAATGATCAAAATTTACGGGAAAACATTGTGATTGTTCGGAACGGTGAAAAAAAAGCAGGAATTGTTGTCGAAAGACTTCTGGGAGAATACCAAACGGTCATCAAACCAATGGGATCTGTTTTTCGTCATGTAAAAGGTGTTAGTGGGTCTAGTATTTTAGGAAATGGGAATGTGGCCTTAATCATAGACATCCCTTCTCTTTTTGAAAGAACGATTACGTTAGAAAATGAAAGATTAAATCAATAATGAGGATGATATGAAAAATAATAAGATAAACAAGAAACTAATCGTTTTTTTCCTTACGGGATTACTATTTGCGATTTGGATATCCGTATATTCCTGGAGAACATTCTCGGGTTCTTTCCCTACAGAAGAAACAACCAATGCTCATTTACAAAAAATGGGAAAACTGGAATCTGCTTGGAACTTAAGCCAATCGATCCAAGCAGATCTTTTGGCCCTCCTCGGAGCACCAGACGTAGACAAAACCTTGGTAGCCAAGATAAAATATGATTTGGAAAAATTATCTTCTTCCTGGGAACAAATTTCCTCTTCCCCTGGTTCCAAAGAAGAATCGACCATTCTTGGAAACTTCCATTCAGAGAAAGAAGGATACATTAGTTCCGTAAAAAACTATCTCACTGATCCAGAAGACCAAACAAAAAAAGACCTTCTAAAATCCTCTTTACCTTCCTTATGGAAAGTTTATTCCAGTTCCATTTTTAAACTGAGTGCACAACTTACCAAGGATAGCATTTTAGACATTGCAGAAAGATCCAACTCTGAAAAAGGAAACCTCCTTCCCATTTATCTCTCAGGTGGACTTTTCTTTATCATCACGGCTTACCTACTTTTTACTTTGTTAAAACAAATTGAAAAACCAATGAAAGATGCAATCCAAATCAAAACAGCTTTGGACAGCGTTTCAACAAACGTGATGATTGCTGATTTAAATCTAAATGTGGTGTATATGAACAAAGCGATTCATTCCATGTTTGCCAAGTCAGAAAATGAAATCAAAACACAGCTCCGCAATTTTTCACTCAAAGATTTAATGGGAAGTAATATTGATGGATACCATAAAGATCCGAGCCACCAACGCCGTTTACTTGGAACATTCACAGCAGAACACAAAACTAGCATTACTATTGGAAGTCGTGAATTTAACTTAATTGCAAACCCGATCATAACAGCAACCGGGGAAAGGTTAGGAAGTGTTGTCGAATGGGCTGATGTTACAGAAGCCAATGCCAATTCTAGAGCCATTAACAGATCACAGGCAACGATTGAATTCAATATGGATGGAACCATTTTGACAGCCAATGAAAACTTTCTCAAAGTCATTGGTTACCCACTAGAAGAAGTCAAAGGCCAACACCATAGAATCTTTGTAGATACCCAAGAGGCAAACACAGAATCTTACCGCCAATTTTGGGCGGCCCTCGGTCGTGGAGAATTCCAAGCAGCTGAGTATAAACGTATTGGTAAAAATGGAAAAGAAGTCTGGTTGCAAGCAACGTATACTCCGATCATTGATGCCAACGGAAAACCATTTAAAGTCATCAAATATGCAACAGACATTACTGAACAAAAGAAAATCACACTCGAAACAGCACGTATTGTCGATGACCTAGTCATTGGACTTGCTGCTTTAGAAAACGGAGACCTCACCCAACTCATTACGAGTGATTATGATGGAGGTTTTGCTAAACTGAGAGATTCTTTTAACAATACTTCCAAAAAGTTAGTAGAAATCATCAATGATGTCAGGACAAATACAGACGCTCTCGTCAACGCAGCTGACGAAGTAGCATCGACTGCAAGCACTCTTTCCCAAGGAGCCAGTGAACAAGCAGCCTCCGTAGAAGAAACATCCGCTTCCTTAGAAGAGATGGGTGCATCCATTGACCAAAATGCAGAAAATGCAAAACAAACTGATACCATCGCAACTAAATCTGCCAAAGATGCAAAACAAGGTGGAGAAGCTGTAAAAAATACAGTTTCAGCAATGAAGGAAATTGCAGATAAAATTTCTATCATCGAAGACATTGCTTACCAAACCAACTTACTTGCGTTAAATGCCGCTATCGAAGCAGCAAGAGCAGGAGAACACGGGAAAGGATTTGCTGTGGTTGCCTCTGAAGTTAGAAAGTTGGCAGAACGTTCCCAAAAATCAGCAAATGAAATCGGAAGTTTGGCCGGTAGCTCTGTTCAAATTGCTGAATCAGCAGGTAAACTCATTGAAGAGATTGTTCCTGCCATCAATAAAACAGCGGATCTAGTTCAGGAAATCACTGCGGCGAGCCAAGAACAATCCTCAGGAGTCAACGAAGTCAATAAAGCAATGGGACAACTTGACCAAGTGTCTCAACAATCAGCCACAGCTTCAGAAGAATTGGCAGCCATTGCAGAAGAATTACAAGCCCAAGCAGAGAAACTTCTCTCTTCCATTAGTTTTTTCAAATTGGGAAAACAAAGTTCTTTTCCAGCGGCCTATGATTCTAAAATCGCAAAACAAAGAGCATCGGGAAAACAAAATACAACGAATCCTAGAAAGACGGATCCGACAGAAGAAACAAACAAGTTCCAAAAGTATTAAAGGAGGAGGACCCAAATGCAGGAACTCCAATACTTAACCTTTCTCCTATCCGAAGAACTTTTTGGCCTGGGAATTTTATACATCAAAGAGATCATCGAATTTGAGTCAGTGACTCATGTCCCGATGATGCCTGATTATATTCCAGGTGTGATCAATCTCAGAGGGAATGTAGTTCCCGTGATTGATCTAAACGCAAGGTTCTATAAAAAGAAAACGGAAACCAACCGTAAAACCTGTATCATCATCACAGAAGTGAAAATGGAAAATGAAATCATTGATGTTGGTCTCCTTGTGGATGCTGTGAATGAAGTGGTAGACATTACCCCAGAATCCATTGAAGAACCCCCAAGTTTTGGCTCAAAAATCCGCCTCGATTTCATCCAAGGACTGGGGAAATTAGAGAATAAATTTGTCATCATCTTAAAAGTGAACCAAATTCTAGAGCTTTCTGAGTTACAAGCCATTCAAGAATCTTCGTCCAATGTTATGTAATGGAATCACCAAAGGAAGTCATCGACCGGTATTTAAACCCTGGAGAAATTTTTTTCGGAGGTTCTGACTTTCGAGTAAGAACCCTACTTGGATCTTGTGTATCTATTATTTTATGGCACCCGAACCGGCATATCGGGGGAATGTGCCATTACCTTCTGCCAAGTCCAGCCGACATCCATTCAGCAAAAACTCATAAGTATGGAGTGGATGCATTTTCTTATTTTATATCAGAAATTAAAAAACATAAATCCTCACCGAAAGAATATTATGCAAAAATTTTTGGAGGATCCAATATGTTTTTACATGAAGAAAGAGAAATATTAAAAGATAGTTCAAGTTCTCAAGTTGGTACAAGGAATGCAGACTTCGCAAAAAAAATTCTGGAAGAAAATGAAATCAAAATCATTTCAGAGGATATAGGTGGAAACTTATCTAGAAAGGTATATTTCACAGTTTGGGACGGCGAAGTTTGGGTAGAGAAAAAATAATTCTATGAAAAAAATTAAGGTCTTTGTTGTTGATGACTCTGCTGTCGTAAGACAGGTATTAGCTGAAATATTCAAAT of the Leptospira kanakyensis genome contains:
- a CDS encoding chemotaxis protein CheA; protein product: MDLTEVIDAYLVESEEFLRDMEAILLRTEVTTPSDEDLNAIFRAVHTIKGTAGMFGFESTVKFTHVVENLLDGLRSHNIPFQTELTEILLNAKDHLSYLVFEETKGKIPETKISFGNSILEKMKPFLKESNGEVTTKTEGSAPPAESKLTKQKSSFEIPAYLISFRPNRNVFSQGLDPISFIGYLKKLGTIRSLKTVSEIPNNLNEFDPENCYLGFEIHFVSDSDLESVRKVFNFIENDSFLHILPPEAGLEDLCDLSGQLPEEEILLGNLWKEIGILTDVSLIQYLEELKTRKTGIVSNTNLSTTTSSPAPTSESTHPNSGILSPKDSGKSSTIKVDSKRIDNLINRVGELVVSCANMNQLIGNMEDSNLQESSILAMRLLNEVREISLKLRMVPIGDSFQKYTRTVRDLGKELGKDIRLITEGNETELDRNIVDKLGDPLTHLVRNACDHGLETPEEREKKGKPKQGTIKLNAFHEAGSVVIEITDDGNGIQKEKVWQKGIDKGLVSGSMPDSEEEVFQLLFHPGLSTASQITNVSGRGVGLDVVLQNIESLRGNITVKSTPNQGSRFILRLPLTLAIIDGFLVEVGNNQFIIPMDMVLECLHFTDENRAETNQFFALRGSLIPYLRLRDYYPSESNDQNLRENIVIVRNGEKKAGIVVERLLGEYQTVIKPMGSVFRHVKGVSGSSILGNGNVALIIDIPSLFERTITLENERLNQ
- a CDS encoding methyl-accepting chemotaxis protein, with protein sequence MKNNKINKKLIVFFLTGLLFAIWISVYSWRTFSGSFPTEETTNAHLQKMGKLESAWNLSQSIQADLLALLGAPDVDKTLVAKIKYDLEKLSSSWEQISSSPGSKEESTILGNFHSEKEGYISSVKNYLTDPEDQTKKDLLKSSLPSLWKVYSSSIFKLSAQLTKDSILDIAERSNSEKGNLLPIYLSGGLFFIITAYLLFTLLKQIEKPMKDAIQIKTALDSVSTNVMIADLNLNVVYMNKAIHSMFAKSENEIKTQLRNFSLKDLMGSNIDGYHKDPSHQRRLLGTFTAEHKTSITIGSREFNLIANPIITATGERLGSVVEWADVTEANANSRAINRSQATIEFNMDGTILTANENFLKVIGYPLEEVKGQHHRIFVDTQEANTESYRQFWAALGRGEFQAAEYKRIGKNGKEVWLQATYTPIIDANGKPFKVIKYATDITEQKKITLETARIVDDLVIGLAALENGDLTQLITSDYDGGFAKLRDSFNNTSKKLVEIINDVRTNTDALVNAADEVASTASTLSQGASEQAASVEETSASLEEMGASIDQNAENAKQTDTIATKSAKDAKQGGEAVKNTVSAMKEIADKISIIEDIAYQTNLLALNAAIEAARAGEHGKGFAVVASEVRKLAERSQKSANEIGSLAGSSVQIAESAGKLIEEIVPAINKTADLVQEITAASQEQSSGVNEVNKAMGQLDQVSQQSATASEELAAIAEELQAQAEKLLSSISFFKLGKQSSFPAAYDSKIAKQRASGKQNTTNPRKTDPTEETNKFQKY
- a CDS encoding chemotaxis protein CheW — its product is MQELQYLTFLLSEELFGLGILYIKEIIEFESVTHVPMMPDYIPGVINLRGNVVPVIDLNARFYKKKTETNRKTCIIITEVKMENEIIDVGLLVDAVNEVVDITPESIEEPPSFGSKIRLDFIQGLGKLENKFVIILKVNQILELSELQAIQESSSNVM
- a CDS encoding chemotaxis protein CheD, giving the protein MESPKEVIDRYLNPGEIFFGGSDFRVRTLLGSCVSIILWHPNRHIGGMCHYLLPSPADIHSAKTHKYGVDAFSYFISEIKKHKSSPKEYYAKIFGGSNMFLHEEREILKDSSSSQVGTRNADFAKKILEENEIKIISEDIGGNLSRKVYFTVWDGEVWVEKK